From a single Chloracidobacterium thermophilum B genomic region:
- a CDS encoding class II aldolase/adducin family protein yields MTAPAPLSVRDRVSPEEWQARVDLAAMYRLTALYGWDDLVFTHISMRVPGEDHHFLINPYGLLFEEVTASNLVKIDLNGQIVMETPYRINPAGFTIHGAIHAAREDARCVFHTHTPHGIAVAAQAEGLRPLSQQSLFALASLGYHDYEGVALNEDEKPRLVADLGDKQILILRNHGLLTVGRTAAEAFLLMYVVESACRIQVLAQSGGQPLVTIPEPILRGIRAQADQVTLGLGAELVWPALLRKLDRVDASYRN; encoded by the coding sequence ATGACCGCACCTGCGCCGCTGAGTGTTCGTGACCGTGTCTCGCCGGAAGAATGGCAGGCGCGGGTTGATCTGGCCGCCATGTATCGCCTCACGGCGCTGTATGGCTGGGATGACCTTGTGTTTACGCACATTTCAATGCGCGTCCCGGGGGAGGACCACCACTTTCTCATCAATCCCTACGGTCTGCTCTTTGAAGAAGTGACGGCCTCGAACCTGGTCAAGATTGATCTCAATGGGCAGATCGTCATGGAAACACCCTACCGCATCAATCCGGCCGGCTTCACCATTCACGGCGCCATTCATGCCGCGCGGGAAGATGCCCGGTGTGTGTTCCACACGCACACGCCACATGGCATTGCCGTTGCCGCCCAGGCCGAAGGGCTGCGGCCGCTTTCCCAGCAGTCGCTCTTTGCCCTTGCCAGCCTTGGGTATCACGACTACGAAGGCGTGGCGCTCAATGAAGACGAAAAGCCACGTCTGGTGGCCGACCTGGGCGACAAGCAGATTCTCATCCTGCGCAACCACGGCCTGCTGACCGTCGGCCGGACGGCCGCCGAAGCCTTCCTGCTGATGTACGTTGTGGAAAGCGCCTGCCGCATCCAGGTTCTGGCGCAGTCCGGCGGGCAACCGCTCGTGACGATTCCTGAGCCGATTCTGCGGGGCATTCGCGCCCAGGCTGACCAGGTGACGCTTGGGTTGGGCGCCGAACTGGTCTGGCCTGCGCTGCTGCGCAAACTCGACCGGGTGGACGCCTCATACCGTAACTAG